One Tolypothrix bouteillei VB521301 DNA window includes the following coding sequences:
- a CDS encoding protein jag has protein sequence MTDNRIERGQEWLKTLLQLSGLSVEVTGEIETTPASDDFEDSPESDSYWLTIDESKLTPEQIATFIGPDGSVLDAVQYLANTVLNLNQSPDLQASYTVELNGYRVRRYAEIRSMAEIAAEQARASGLEVEIKSLSSAERRQVHTLLKEFGDLETFSRGKEPHRHLVVRLASLA, from the coding sequence ATGACCGATAATCGAATAGAACGGGGTCAGGAGTGGTTAAAAACACTCCTGCAACTAAGTGGATTGTCTGTTGAAGTGACAGGTGAGATAGAAACAACTCCCGCATCTGATGATTTTGAGGATTCCCCGGAATCGGACAGCTACTGGCTGACAATTGATGAGAGTAAGTTAACACCAGAACAAATAGCGACTTTTATCGGTCCTGATGGTTCAGTGCTAGATGCAGTTCAGTATTTGGCAAACACTGTTCTCAACTTGAATCAATCACCGGATTTGCAAGCTTCTTACACCGTGGAATTAAATGGCTATCGTGTCAGGAGATATGCAGAAATTCGTTCAATGGCAGAAATTGCAGCAGAGCAAGCCCGTGCTTCAGGGCTAGAAGTGGAAATAAAATCCCTCAGTTCCGCCGAACGCCGTCAAGTTCACACCTTGTTAAAGGAATTTGGTGATTTGGAAACTTTTAGCCGAGGAAAAGAGCCACATCGTCACCTTGTTGTACGTCTTGCTTCACTGGCATGA
- a CDS encoding DUF2201 family putative metallopeptidase produces MTDTQKIISASILRVRMKSPFFATLAMFARFVPTQQLSTAATDGKDIFFNPDYLLSLPPSQQDGLLLHEVLHAALLHVLRRGVRDATLWNIAADIVVNGIISQQDKFDLPSGGLRDPELENLSVEEVYELLLKDAHLCLHLPELDLLSQAPGMGSGDSGIFSPGDSLSEARKAAMEANWRNALQQASVIARTTQHGNLPGGMERELGALTSAQIDWRAYLWRYLVQTPTDFSGFDRRFIGRKLYLETLQGESVYVYVAIDTSGSIDNQQLQMFFNEVRGILNAYPHLQCELYYADAEAYGPYELNSDSTIPKPKGGGGTSFVPFFEKVATSWDRQTQGVCVYLTDGYGDFPEEKPELPVLWVVTPGGLALEEFPFGEAVRLLSV; encoded by the coding sequence ATGACAGATACCCAAAAAATTATCAGCGCCTCCATACTCCGCGTGCGGATGAAGTCGCCCTTTTTTGCGACTTTAGCAATGTTCGCCCGGTTTGTTCCCACCCAACAACTATCAACAGCAGCAACGGATGGTAAAGACATTTTTTTTAATCCAGATTATTTACTCTCTTTACCTCCATCTCAACAGGATGGGCTCTTACTCCACGAGGTTTTACACGCCGCATTGCTTCACGTCCTGCGTCGGGGTGTGCGCGATGCTACCTTATGGAATATTGCTGCTGATATTGTTGTCAATGGAATCATTTCTCAGCAAGATAAATTTGATCTTCCTTCAGGTGGTTTGCGAGATCCCGAGCTAGAAAATCTTAGCGTTGAAGAGGTTTACGAATTGTTACTCAAAGATGCTCATCTTTGTCTGCATTTACCGGAACTGGATTTACTCTCGCAAGCACCGGGGATGGGATCGGGTGACTCTGGAATATTTTCGCCTGGGGATAGTCTTTCGGAAGCAAGAAAAGCTGCTATGGAAGCAAACTGGCGAAATGCTTTACAGCAAGCCTCTGTTATTGCTCGTACAACTCAACATGGCAACTTACCCGGTGGTATGGAGCGGGAATTAGGAGCATTAACTTCTGCTCAGATTGATTGGCGTGCTTACCTTTGGCGCTATTTAGTACAGACACCTACAGATTTTTCGGGTTTTGACCGCCGCTTTATTGGACGCAAGCTGTACCTAGAAACCTTACAAGGTGAATCGGTTTATGTTTATGTAGCTATTGATACTAGCGGTTCTATTGACAACCAGCAACTGCAAATGTTTTTCAATGAAGTTCGAGGAATTTTAAATGCTTATCCCCATCTTCAGTGCGAGTTGTACTACGCAGATGCTGAGGCTTACGGACCCTATGAACTGAATTCCGATAGCACCATACCAAAACCTAAAGGTGGAGGTGGTACATCATTCGTGCCATTTTTTGAGAAAGTTGCCACAAGTTGGGATCGGCAAACTCAAGGTGTGTGTGTTTATTTAACAGATGGTTATGGTGATTTTCCGGAGGAAAAACCCGAATTACCCGTATTGTGGGTGGTAACGCCCGGAGGATTGGCTTTAGAGGAGTTTCCTTTTGGCGAAGCTGTACGGTTGCTATCTGTTTGA
- a CDS encoding ATP-binding protein — translation MWEFLNNLISPNNFIPHGHCYLWKPELVWLHLLSDLAIGLSYYSIPAWLIYFARKRQDLPFRWIFRLFGAFIIFCGTTHLLAIWTLWYPAYWLTGLVKAGTAIISVYTALQLGPLVSLALALPSPTQIEAANLALQKENQERKQAEEALKQAEISLKQTNELLEQRVRERTTEVEHSLSLLQTTLESTADAILALDLTDKIITFNQKYIDLWKIEDLVPYKDDHSKVLLCVYKQLKNPENLRVQIEQELAQPDFQGYGIFELKNGKICERYSKPQFLNGQIVGRVITCRDITARKQAEECLRRSEELYRTLVQNFPNGFVTLFDRQLRYTLVEGTELIEVGLSRETTEGKALWEVLPAEISAMLEPCYRSALMGTTIVVDIPYSDRIYRFHVVPVRNEQGEIFAGMSMSQNITLQKQAEQTLRQAKNQLEIRVQQRTQELYEANNTLQELNTELQRSNQELEQFAYVASHDLQEPLRAVAGYTQLLADEYQNCLDETATEYIAYIIDGAARMRQLIQDLLAYSRVGTKGKAFASCDCNTVVRQALNNLLVLIGENNASVDSDRLPTVMADSTQMVQLFQNLVSNAIKFRREEPPKIQIKAELKDEGWLFGVKDNGIGIKSQYLERIFQIFQRLHSRKEVPGTGIGLAICKKIVERHHGHIWAESEPGVGTTFYFTIPQLTATN, via the coding sequence ATGTGGGAATTTCTTAATAATTTGATATCACCAAATAATTTTATTCCTCACGGACACTGTTATCTGTGGAAACCAGAACTGGTCTGGTTGCATTTGCTTTCAGATTTAGCGATCGGGCTTTCCTATTATTCTATTCCAGCTTGGTTAATTTACTTTGCCCGCAAGCGTCAAGATTTACCCTTTCGTTGGATATTCCGTCTATTCGGAGCCTTTATCATATTCTGTGGCACAACTCACTTACTTGCAATTTGGACTCTTTGGTATCCAGCTTACTGGCTCACTGGTTTGGTGAAAGCCGGAACAGCTATTATTTCTGTATATACTGCTTTGCAATTAGGACCGTTAGTTTCTTTGGCTTTAGCTTTGCCAAGCCCAACGCAAATAGAAGCAGCAAATTTAGCACTACAAAAAGAAAATCAGGAACGCAAGCAAGCAGAAGAAGCACTGAAACAGGCAGAAATTTCTTTAAAACAGACTAACGAACTGTTAGAGCAACGTGTTCGGGAACGCACTACAGAAGTTGAACATTCTCTTTCTTTGCTACAAACAACTTTAGAATCAACCGCAGATGCAATTCTGGCGCTAGATTTGACCGATAAAATTATCACTTTTAACCAAAAATATATCGACTTATGGAAAATTGAGGACTTGGTTCCTTACAAGGACGACCATAGCAAAGTATTACTCTGTGTCTACAAGCAATTAAAAAATCCAGAGAATCTTCGCGTTCAAATTGAACAAGAACTGGCTCAACCAGATTTTCAAGGATATGGCATTTTTGAACTTAAGAACGGCAAAATTTGCGAACGTTACTCCAAGCCTCAGTTTTTGAACGGGCAAATTGTGGGACGGGTTATTACCTGTCGGGATATTACCGCTCGCAAACAAGCAGAAGAATGCCTCAGACGCAGTGAAGAGCTTTATCGTACCCTTGTGCAGAATTTTCCTAATGGTTTCGTGACCCTATTCGATCGCCAACTGCGTTATACATTAGTTGAAGGAACGGAGTTAATAGAAGTTGGACTGAGTCGCGAAACAACAGAGGGAAAAGCTCTCTGGGAAGTTTTGCCAGCAGAAATTAGCGCGATGTTAGAACCTTGCTATCGTTCTGCATTGATGGGAACGACGATCGTTGTTGATATTCCCTATAGCGATCGCATTTACCGTTTTCATGTCGTACCCGTGCGAAACGAGCAAGGAGAAATTTTTGCTGGTATGTCGATGTCTCAAAATATTACCTTGCAAAAACAAGCAGAGCAAACACTCAGACAAGCAAAAAATCAATTAGAAATTCGAGTTCAACAGAGAACGCAAGAACTTTATGAAGCAAATAATACATTACAAGAGCTTAATACTGAATTACAACGTTCCAATCAAGAGTTAGAACAGTTTGCTTATGTAGCATCTCACGATTTACAAGAACCATTACGGGCAGTAGCAGGTTATACTCAACTATTGGCAGATGAGTATCAAAATTGTCTGGACGAAACTGCTACAGAGTATATTGCCTACATCATAGATGGGGCAGCACGAATGCGCCAGTTAATTCAAGACTTGCTTGCCTATTCTCGTGTAGGGACTAAAGGAAAAGCTTTTGCTTCTTGTGATTGCAATACAGTTGTGCGTCAAGCACTCAACAATCTTTTAGTGCTGATTGGAGAGAACAATGCTAGTGTGGATAGCGATCGCCTACCGACGGTTATGGCTGATAGCACGCAAATGGTACAGCTATTTCAGAACTTAGTGAGTAATGCTATTAAGTTTCGCCGTGAAGAACCACCCAAAATTCAAATTAAAGCAGAATTAAAAGATGAGGGATGGCTTTTTGGTGTCAAAGATAATGGAATAGGGATTAAGTCACAGTATCTCGAGCGTATTTTCCAAATATTTCAAAGACTGCACAGCCGTAAAGAAGTACCGGGAACTGGGATTGGTTTGGCAATTTGTAAAAAAATAGTTGAAAGACATCACGGACACATTTGGGCTGAGTCAGAACCGGGAGTGGGAACAACTTTTTACTTTACAATTCCTCAACTTACAGCTACAAATTAG
- the yidC gene encoding membrane protein insertase YidC, which produces MDFGIGFLSNNVMLPIIDLFYGIVPSYGLAIVALTLIIRFALYPLSAGSIRNMRRMRIVQPLMNKRMQEIKERYKDDPQKQQEEMLNAQKEFGNPLAGCLPLLLQMPVLLALFATLRGSPFAGVNYSINLQIFPAEQIERIQPQAFATPPQNIYVAEGEHLKVSAILPGGSKLAVGEHTKIVYQTPEGKPFDALLAEHPNTNLIPEWKIIKGEDRVTIDAEGNIEALQPGDVTIQGTIPGLAANQGFLFIDALGRVGAQDPDGTIHWDVVAMVILFGITLYVSQILSGSQNTASANPQQDTVNKITPVIFSGMFLFFPLPAGVLMYMVIGNIFQTLQTYILMREPLPEELQKVVDAQEKQAEGTQQKALPFEPKSSKKKTTG; this is translated from the coding sequence ATGGATTTTGGTATCGGGTTTCTCTCGAATAACGTAATGCTGCCAATCATAGACTTGTTCTATGGGATTGTGCCTAGCTATGGATTGGCGATTGTAGCATTAACATTGATTATCCGCTTCGCACTTTATCCCCTAAGTGCTGGTTCAATTCGCAATATGCGACGAATGCGGATTGTACAGCCTCTGATGAACAAGCGGATGCAAGAAATTAAAGAACGTTATAAGGACGATCCGCAAAAGCAACAGGAGGAAATGCTTAACGCCCAAAAGGAATTTGGCAATCCACTTGCAGGTTGTTTGCCATTGCTCTTGCAGATGCCGGTTTTACTAGCGTTGTTTGCGACTTTAAGGGGTTCTCCTTTTGCTGGAGTTAACTACAGCATTAACTTACAAATTTTTCCTGCCGAACAAATTGAAAGAATTCAACCTCAAGCCTTTGCAACCCCTCCCCAAAATATTTATGTCGCTGAAGGGGAACACCTAAAGGTAAGTGCTATCTTGCCTGGAGGTAGCAAGTTAGCGGTGGGAGAACACACTAAAATAGTGTATCAAACACCTGAAGGCAAACCATTTGATGCACTTTTAGCAGAACACCCTAACACCAACCTCATCCCCGAATGGAAAATTATTAAAGGGGAAGACCGGGTAACAATTGATGCTGAGGGTAATATAGAAGCACTGCAGCCAGGAGATGTAACAATTCAAGGAACTATTCCTGGATTAGCCGCCAATCAAGGATTTCTCTTTATTGACGCTTTAGGCAGAGTGGGCGCACAAGACCCAGATGGTACAATCCATTGGGACGTTGTAGCGATGGTCATTCTATTTGGTATTACCCTTTACGTCAGCCAAATTTTATCCGGGTCACAGAATACTGCTAGTGCCAATCCGCAGCAGGATACAGTAAACAAAATTACTCCTGTTATTTTCTCTGGGATGTTCTTGTTCTTCCCACTACCTGCAGGGGTATTAATGTATATGGTGATTGGTAATATCTTCCAGACTCTGCAAACCTATATACTGATGCGCGAACCTCTACCAGAGGAACTGCAAAAAGTTGTAGATGCTCAGGAAAAACAGGCAGAAGGTACACAGCAAAAAGCGCTACCTTTTGAGCCAAAAAGTTCTAAGAAAAAGACTACAGGTTAA
- a CDS encoding YceD family protein, with protein sequence MDAIYIPQLTKAPERTEEIQVKEFLPGLETLTPVRGFIRVQHQGNYLEVSSQAEAIVTCTCNRCLQNYNHRLAIKTKEIIWLEETDPQADDLPLEREVAFDDLVETLSPQGYFYPSEWLYEQMSLEFPQRQLCDANCPGIVPNAVSKLDTPVDRRWASLEALKKELPN encoded by the coding sequence ATGGACGCGATTTACATTCCGCAACTAACTAAAGCGCCCGAGCGGACGGAAGAAATTCAGGTCAAAGAGTTTTTGCCCGGTCTAGAAACCCTGACACCAGTTCGCGGTTTCATCCGCGTACAGCATCAAGGAAATTACTTAGAAGTTTCAAGTCAGGCAGAAGCGATCGTTACTTGTACTTGCAATCGGTGCTTGCAGAATTACAATCATCGTTTGGCAATTAAGACCAAAGAAATCATTTGGTTAGAAGAAACAGATCCCCAAGCAGATGACCTCCCATTAGAACGAGAAGTTGCCTTTGACGATCTAGTAGAAACTTTGTCACCTCAAGGATATTTTTATCCGAGTGAATGGTTATACGAGCAAATGTCTTTGGAGTTTCCACAAAGGCAATTGTGTGACGCCAACTGTCCCGGTATTGTACCCAATGCTGTTAGTAAGTTAGATACACCTGTCGATCGACGTTGGGCTTCATTGGAGGCTTTGAAAAAGGAACTACCGAATTAA
- a CDS encoding PH domain-containing protein, which translates to MGIREEVYFEGGPHIGDLIINILIGLTVVGIPLTVGAIVRALWLRFRITDRRVSVTGGWMGRVRSDVIYSEVAKIVKVPRGIGLWGDMVITMKDGSRLELRAIPKFREIYDYIEERVIAKNPNYIAANRK; encoded by the coding sequence ATGGGAATTCGTGAGGAAGTTTATTTTGAGGGTGGTCCTCATATTGGGGATCTAATCATCAACATACTGATTGGGCTAACTGTGGTTGGTATACCATTGACAGTTGGCGCAATTGTTAGGGCATTATGGCTGCGGTTTCGGATCACCGATCGCCGAGTTTCCGTAACAGGAGGTTGGATGGGCCGAGTACGCAGCGACGTGATTTACTCTGAAGTGGCTAAAATTGTCAAGGTACCCCGTGGGATTGGCTTGTGGGGAGATATGGTGATCACCATGAAGGATGGCAGTCGTTTGGAATTGAGAGCTATTCCCAAATTTCGCGAAATCTACGACTACATTGAAGAAAGAGTTATCGCCAAAAACCCCAATTATATTGCGGCGAACAGGAAGTAG
- the rpmH gene encoding 50S ribosomal protein L34 has translation MKRTLEGTNRKRKRTSGFRARMRTPDGRNVIKARRRKGRYRLSV, from the coding sequence ATGAAAAGAACCCTAGAGGGAACCAACCGAAAGAGAAAAAGAACCTCTGGTTTTCGAGCAAGAATGCGGACACCAGACGGTAGAAACGTCATTAAAGCAAGAAGAAGAAAGGGACGTTATCGTTTGAGCGTTTAG
- the rnpA gene encoding ribonuclease P protein component, which yields MALHKAHRLKSRKDFQAVFREGIRRHSRYFTLRALRSLPSVKPSLDAPPEARQGGQGRQGEQGEHSPLTPSPPHPLTLSPSLPPTQIGISISTKVSKRAVVRNRIKRQIAAAMHQLLPRISPGWRLVVVVKPTAAEQECVTQQFLQELEQLLAQAEVFNGNS from the coding sequence GTGGCATTGCACAAAGCGCATAGACTAAAATCTCGAAAAGATTTCCAGGCAGTTTTTCGCGAAGGTATCCGGCGTCACAGTCGATATTTTACGCTGAGAGCCTTGCGATCGTTGCCTTCTGTAAAGCCTTCTTTGGATGCTCCCCCTGAAGCAAGACAAGGGGGACAGGGGAGACAAGGAGAACAAGGGGAACATTCCCCCCTCACCCCCTCACCCCCTCACCCCCTCACCCTCTCTCCTTCGCTTCCTCCAACCCAAATTGGTATCTCAATTAGCACAAAAGTTAGCAAACGAGCAGTTGTTCGCAACCGCATTAAGCGGCAAATAGCAGCAGCGATGCATCAGTTGTTGCCCAGAATATCACCAGGTTGGCGACTTGTTGTTGTTGTTAAACCAACAGCCGCAGAACAAGAGTGCGTAACCCAACAATTTCTGCAAGAATTAGAGCAGTTGTTAGCACAAGCCGAGGTGTTCAATGGGAATTCGTGA
- a CDS encoding AAA family ATPase has product MTPSELKAYLGNLIRKNLHISTMIWGAPGIGKSSIVGQLAQEHDIDFVDVRLSQLAPTDLRGLPVAEDGISKWYPPEFLPRSGKGILFLDELNMAPPAMQGVAQQLILDRRVGSYIVPHGWFVWAAGNRKEDRAAVFDMPAPLANRFLHLEVQADFDSFKAFALETGVHEQIIAFLSFRSTLLHKLDPQQPAWPSPRSWVMASQLRHAGLDISPAVGTSAAAEFVAFIILYETLPNLTPILEGKGNNIPFPTEPSARYATAIGLTVRATDANQAYNAFTWLNKVATAEWVQLFAVDLFRVMRSKGQMGMLANFVKKDPDLQKFLQDFQQLVAL; this is encoded by the coding sequence ATGACCCCCAGTGAACTCAAAGCTTATTTAGGCAACCTAATCCGTAAAAACTTGCATATCAGCACAATGATCTGGGGAGCACCCGGTATTGGTAAATCAAGTATTGTAGGACAACTTGCCCAAGAACACGATATTGATTTTGTAGATGTGCGCCTCAGCCAACTTGCTCCTACAGATCTGCGTGGATTACCCGTGGCTGAAGATGGTATTTCTAAATGGTATCCGCCAGAATTTCTTCCCCGTAGCGGTAAGGGCATACTGTTTTTAGATGAACTGAATATGGCTCCTCCCGCAATGCAAGGAGTTGCCCAACAATTGATATTAGACCGTCGCGTCGGTTCTTACATAGTTCCCCATGGTTGGTTTGTGTGGGCTGCAGGTAACCGCAAAGAAGACCGTGCTGCCGTATTTGATATGCCTGCGCCTTTAGCCAACAGGTTTTTACATCTTGAAGTACAAGCAGATTTCGACAGTTTCAAAGCTTTCGCCTTAGAAACAGGAGTACACGAACAGATTATTGCCTTTCTCTCCTTTCGTTCAACCTTATTACACAAACTCGACCCGCAACAACCTGCTTGGCCCTCTCCCCGTTCTTGGGTAATGGCAAGCCAACTGCGTCATGCTGGCTTGGATATTTCTCCTGCTGTCGGTACGAGTGCGGCGGCTGAGTTTGTAGCATTTATCATTCTTTACGAAACCCTACCAAACCTAACCCCCATTTTAGAAGGCAAAGGAAACAATATTCCCTTTCCCACAGAACCAAGTGCAAGATACGCAACTGCCATTGGCTTAACAGTACGTGCGACTGATGCCAACCAAGCTTACAATGCCTTTACTTGGTTAAACAAAGTTGCAACAGCAGAGTGGGTGCAGTTATTTGCTGTGGATTTATTTCGAGTCATGCGGAGTAAAGGACAAATGGGAATGTTAGCAAACTTTGTTAAAAAAGATCCCGATTTGCAAAAGTTTTTACAAGATTTCCAGCAACTCGTAGCACTGTAA
- a CDS encoding HEAT repeat domain-containing protein, whose amino-acid sequence MLDSPQSSKSLSLEQEAASEETSQLRLEELARSSTELCRIVATNPSAAPELLRELGYSADEITRRSITSNPNTPVEDLLELGTEFPEEFLNNPILPLVVLENPNFLADISQESLLILLKHDAVPSWFLEWVTNLDSEEYEEVFLALLVKPDVPQNALSKLTRSQNLVIAQAAKLHVNLAGEMDEGWEEAAKAAIQTTLLYLSGEESFLHSIGIVPEFLVSALPGFKDRYLSVAKNPDTSPQILQSLVENTEFRDSVAAHIAENPNAPAAALKILLGDENDRIRDAVACHPNTPLSVLQEYQQQLANIKNPVTSAETLSELATSPWVEIRKGVAFHPNTPQVILERLAQDESWRVKTAVALNINTPSWVLEQLAQNETEPVCEAVACNPHTPGIVLEKLCEVGYCTHCSLIAEHPNTSANILEKLATNFQGIREGVARNSNTPVSLLLKLAQDACEGIRVAVVGNPKTPHDAIASLKIDPDYDVRFAAVRRSHQDAEYRIKPPIPKWFSEYPITLRTKAKDLALYIRVPVLFTDSWMNDDRPLLPLSTHQLQKISLEQLVEDAKSQDNEVRIRVAINPNTPIDLLEKLANDEDDYVRRAAVTNSNASVNILEKLGLDTNSDVREVVAYHPHTPVTTLTQLAEDRGWHIRKAVASHPNAPASVLNKLAEDPTEEVKRAVFENVIRFFNNLEFVSIFQKLAEDQSIFSHFSSIIASHPNTPKSILERLAKGKCGQFIAANSNTPINVLLQLARNVDGSIQREAIANLWVHLTTNSDISSTDLEQITAINDIKLKTAIARYPKTSNEILEQLARDSSCNIRTVVAQNPNLSLHTLKQLLKDEDSYVSKAALATYLQNFSENQNTPNSILEQWQVVQNPKAPPKVLVKLAKSPCLIVRENVASHPQASTKLLHQLALDNCSRVRFQVAQNPKTPANLLQQLSQDRTERVRMAIAQNPNTPTNVLEELACDYEWHSNIHQAAVKNLIQRRSLKVGSILESYITSDEPPLTRFLVFLHPLAPSSLLMRNFRSLFWHERYAIAQNPNTPTTIRQQLAQDSNCLVRAAAKANL is encoded by the coding sequence ATGCTTGATAGTCCCCAATCTTCAAAATCTCTCTCACTTGAACAAGAAGCAGCTAGTGAAGAAACTTCACAACTCCGGTTGGAGGAATTGGCTAGAAGCAGTACTGAACTATGTAGGATTGTCGCTACAAATCCCAGTGCTGCTCCAGAATTATTACGGGAGTTAGGTTATAGTGCTGATGAAATAACACGTCGGTCTATCACTTCCAATCCCAATACTCCGGTAGAGGATTTATTGGAATTAGGGACAGAGTTTCCAGAAGAATTTTTAAATAATCCAATTTTACCGCTAGTCGTGTTAGAAAATCCTAATTTTCTGGCAGATATCTCACAAGAAAGTTTACTGATTTTGCTAAAACACGATGCAGTCCCAAGTTGGTTTCTTGAATGGGTAACAAATCTAGATTCTGAAGAATATGAGGAAGTTTTTCTAGCACTGCTCGTAAAACCCGATGTTCCTCAAAACGCTTTGTCCAAACTAACTCGCAGTCAGAATTTGGTTATTGCTCAAGCAGCGAAACTTCATGTTAATTTGGCAGGAGAGATGGATGAAGGATGGGAGGAAGCAGCAAAGGCTGCCATACAAACGACTCTATTGTACCTTTCTGGAGAAGAGTCATTCTTACACAGTATCGGTATAGTTCCTGAGTTTTTAGTATCTGCTTTACCCGGTTTTAAAGACCGATATTTGTCCGTTGCGAAAAATCCCGATACGTCTCCACAAATTCTACAAAGTTTAGTAGAAAACACAGAATTTAGAGATAGTGTAGCTGCCCATATTGCTGAAAATCCGAACGCTCCTGCTGCAGCATTAAAAATATTGTTAGGAGATGAAAACGATCGCATTCGTGATGCTGTTGCTTGCCATCCCAACACACCTCTGTCAGTTTTGCAAGAGTATCAACAGCAACTGGCTAATATCAAAAATCCCGTGACTTCAGCAGAAACGCTGAGTGAATTAGCAACAAGTCCTTGGGTAGAAATCCGCAAAGGAGTTGCTTTTCACCCCAACACACCACAAGTCATTTTAGAGCGACTGGCGCAAGATGAATCTTGGCGAGTCAAGACAGCTGTGGCTCTTAATATAAATACCCCCAGTTGGGTGTTAGAACAACTGGCGCAAAATGAAACCGAGCCCGTTTGTGAAGCTGTCGCTTGTAACCCCCACACGCCAGGAATAGTTTTGGAAAAATTGTGTGAGGTTGGATATTGCACTCATTGCAGTCTTATTGCCGAACACCCCAATACAAGTGCAAATATTTTAGAAAAACTAGCAACAAATTTTCAGGGAATACGTGAAGGAGTGGCAAGAAACAGCAACACACCAGTCTCTCTTTTACTGAAACTTGCTCAAGATGCTTGTGAAGGTATTCGAGTGGCTGTAGTTGGAAATCCCAAGACTCCCCACGATGCGATCGCATCTCTCAAAATAGATCCCGACTATGATGTGCGTTTTGCTGCAGTCAGACGCAGCCATCAAGACGCCGAGTATCGCATCAAACCACCTATTCCAAAATGGTTTTCTGAGTATCCCATAACACTAAGAACAAAAGCCAAGGATCTGGCACTTTATATTCGCGTACCCGTACTATTTACAGATAGTTGGATGAACGATGATAGACCACTTTTGCCATTGAGTACGCATCAGTTGCAAAAAATTTCTCTAGAGCAGTTAGTGGAAGATGCAAAATCTCAAGATAATGAAGTTCGTATCCGCGTAGCTATTAACCCCAATACCCCCATCGATCTTTTGGAAAAATTGGCAAACGACGAAGATGATTATGTCCGTCGCGCTGCGGTCACTAACTCAAACGCGTCTGTGAATATCTTGGAAAAATTAGGTTTAGATACCAATTCTGATGTACGAGAAGTTGTAGCATATCATCCCCATACTCCTGTTACGACTCTCACGCAGCTAGCAGAGGATAGAGGTTGGCATATCCGTAAAGCAGTGGCATCACACCCAAACGCCCCTGCAAGCGTCTTGAATAAACTAGCAGAAGATCCAACAGAAGAAGTTAAACGCGCTGTCTTTGAGAACGTAATACGATTTTTTAACAATTTAGAGTTTGTCAGTATTTTTCAAAAATTGGCAGAAGATCAATCAATTTTTTCTCATTTTTCCAGTATAATTGCTTCTCACCCCAACACGCCAAAAAGCATTTTAGAAAGACTGGCAAAGGGGAAATGCGGTCAATTCATTGCTGCTAATTCCAATACTCCCATCAATGTTTTATTGCAACTTGCAAGAAATGTAGATGGCTCAATTCAAAGAGAAGCGATCGCTAATTTGTGGGTACATCTGACGACCAATTCCGATATTTCTAGCACCGATTTAGAACAAATCACAGCAATCAACGATATAAAATTAAAAACAGCTATAGCCCGTTACCCAAAAACTTCTAACGAGATTTTAGAACAACTTGCTCGGGATTCATCTTGTAACATTCGTACAGTTGTTGCTCAAAATCCCAATCTTTCTCTTCATACTTTGAAACAACTGCTAAAAGATGAAGATAGTTATGTGAGCAAAGCTGCACTTGCTACCTATCTGCAAAATTTTTCGGAAAATCAAAATACCCCAAACAGTATTTTAGAACAGTGGCAAGTCGTGCAAAATCCAAAAGCACCACCAAAGGTTCTTGTAAAATTAGCAAAGAGTCCATGCTTAATCGTTCGCGAAAATGTTGCCTCTCACCCCCAAGCTTCTACAAAGCTTCTCCATCAACTTGCATTAGATAATTGCAGTCGAGTCCGCTTTCAGGTGGCACAAAATCCCAAGACTCCTGCCAATCTTTTACAGCAGCTCTCTCAAGATCGAACGGAGCGGGTCAGGATGGCTATCGCACAAAACCCCAACACACCTACTAACGTTCTCGAAGAACTAGCCTGCGACTATGAATGGCATAGCAACATCCACCAAGCAGCAGTGAAAAATTTGATACAACGTCGCTCTCTCAAGGTTGGCTCAATTTTGGAAAGTTACATTACCTCTGATGAGCCGCCTCTCACACGCTTTTTGGTTTTCTTACACCCTCTTGCTCCAAGCTCTTTGTTAATGAGGAACTTTCGCTCATTGTTTTGGCATGAAAGGTATGCGATCGCGCAAAATCCCAATACCCCAACAACAATTCGCCAACAACTCGCTCAAGATAGTAACTGTTTGGTTCGTGCAGCCGCCAAAGCTAATTTGTAG